The following coding sequences lie in one Thalassoglobus polymorphus genomic window:
- a CDS encoding FHA domain-containing protein, with product MNHGYPAVMDEQFINMLQYAAAVPAPLRIEVTKLGQETGSKEAGPEEIDLGERNTETIELAKPFVVIGRHPNSDIVVNDPAVSTRHVYLQAIGPRIAALDLCSRSGTEFQGAEFSGWLSHEHTIKIPGAEFKLCDPFWVNDTSLKPPTEFRPRDEQREEYGTLPKVELELLNTSSQGKRWPINRVITLIGRDERCRIAVIDSKISRVHCSLLLLPSGLWVIDLTGKEGVSVNGQHCNCAMLAEGTEFQLGPYQLAARYPEIPAQTYPPADYEERPENDFLTQHNRIFQTQIFGDTIVVLPLGDSQAFFYQDIRLETNRVVDVINKRHVKNIVIDFSKAATVGHILVESLYSFCRAVPGKAAVCACTVATYEMLQASKFFHIWPHYQTRQDALQAVSIPD from the coding sequence ATGAATCACGGCTACCCTGCGGTAATGGACGAACAATTCATCAACATGTTGCAGTACGCAGCTGCTGTGCCAGCTCCATTGCGTATTGAAGTCACCAAGTTGGGGCAAGAAACTGGTTCGAAAGAGGCGGGGCCAGAGGAAATAGACCTCGGAGAGCGAAACACCGAGACGATCGAACTGGCCAAGCCGTTCGTGGTGATTGGACGGCATCCCAATAGCGATATTGTGGTTAACGATCCTGCCGTCTCGACTCGACATGTATATCTTCAAGCGATTGGGCCACGAATCGCAGCTCTCGATTTATGTAGCCGTTCCGGGACTGAATTTCAGGGTGCGGAGTTTTCAGGATGGCTGTCGCATGAGCATACCATCAAAATTCCCGGTGCCGAGTTTAAGCTTTGCGATCCCTTTTGGGTCAACGACACCTCTTTGAAGCCGCCGACAGAGTTCCGCCCCAGAGATGAACAACGAGAGGAATACGGAACGCTTCCTAAAGTTGAATTGGAACTGCTGAACACATCTTCGCAAGGGAAGCGGTGGCCGATTAATCGTGTCATCACGCTGATTGGACGGGACGAGCGTTGCCGGATTGCGGTGATCGATTCAAAGATCTCTCGTGTTCATTGTTCGTTACTCCTTTTGCCTTCTGGGCTGTGGGTCATCGATCTCACGGGGAAAGAAGGCGTCTCTGTAAACGGACAGCACTGCAATTGTGCGATGTTGGCCGAAGGGACCGAGTTTCAACTTGGTCCGTATCAACTTGCTGCCAGATATCCCGAAATTCCAGCACAAACGTATCCCCCGGCAGATTATGAGGAACGGCCAGAGAACGATTTTCTGACGCAGCACAACCGAATCTTCCAGACCCAAATTTTTGGGGATACGATTGTGGTGCTGCCACTTGGTGATTCGCAGGCGTTCTTCTATCAAGACATCCGCCTTGAGACGAATCGCGTGGTCGATGTGATCAACAAACGCCATGTTAAAAACATTGTGATCGACTTCAGCAAAGCTGCCACAGTGGGCCACATACTTGTGGAATCGCTTTACTCGTTCTGTCGAGCCGTCCCAGGCAAGGCCGCTGTTTGTGCGTGTACTGTTGCAACTTACGAGATGCTTCAGGCTTCGAAATTCTTTCACATCTGGCCACACTACCAGACCCGCCAGGATGCCCTGCAAGCTGTCTCGATTCCCGATTAA
- a CDS encoding adenosine kinase, with protein MKYDVYGVGNALVDIQVNVSDETLKKLDFQKGIMTLVDEEVQTEVLAEISESDVSQCAGGSAANTMMGVADFGGQAAYSCKVAHDSIGDFYLSDLRERGVAINIESGSGQTGTCVILITDDAERTMLTCLGASTSLGPDDVEEEVIRQSKYVYIEGYLFTQEPTRSAALRAIELAKKNNVKVAFTVSDPFLIQYHKDEFWELIKNSVDLVFCNLEEARALTGKHDSIDCAHVMHQHAENVALTLGPNGSLLMHNGETIAIEGVTVDAKDTTGAGDMYAAGILYGITNGLTWKQSGHLASHAAGQIVSQLGARFSESFSAEELQKIIAEA; from the coding sequence GTGAAGTACGATGTTTATGGCGTTGGAAACGCGCTCGTTGATATTCAGGTCAATGTCTCTGATGAAACGCTGAAGAAACTGGATTTTCAAAAAGGCATCATGACTCTCGTCGATGAAGAAGTCCAAACCGAAGTTCTCGCTGAGATTTCGGAAAGCGATGTCTCGCAGTGCGCTGGAGGCTCGGCAGCCAATACGATGATGGGGGTTGCCGACTTTGGAGGCCAGGCTGCTTACAGTTGCAAGGTTGCCCATGATTCAATCGGAGACTTCTATCTGAGCGATCTTCGTGAGCGTGGTGTTGCTATCAATATTGAATCTGGTAGCGGTCAAACCGGAACGTGTGTCATTTTAATCACCGATGACGCAGAGCGGACGATGCTCACCTGTCTGGGAGCCTCCACATCCCTCGGGCCGGATGATGTCGAAGAGGAAGTGATTCGCCAATCGAAGTACGTTTACATCGAAGGATATCTCTTTACGCAAGAGCCAACGCGCTCAGCGGCGCTTCGTGCGATTGAACTGGCCAAAAAGAACAACGTCAAGGTTGCTTTCACAGTGAGCGACCCGTTTCTGATCCAATACCACAAAGACGAATTCTGGGAACTCATTAAGAATTCCGTTGATCTTGTTTTCTGCAATCTCGAAGAAGCCCGCGCTCTCACAGGCAAACATGATTCGATTGATTGTGCACATGTGATGCACCAACACGCCGAAAACGTCGCGTTGACGCTTGGTCCTAATGGATCATTGCTCATGCACAACGGCGAGACCATTGCGATTGAAGGCGTCACGGTTGACGCGAAAGATACCACAGGAGCTGGCGACATGTATGCCGCCGGAATTCTCTATGGCATCACGAATGGACTCACCTGGAAGCAGTCGGGGCATCTTGCCTCACATGCTGCTGGACAGATTGTTTCTCAATTAGGTGCGAGGTTCAGCGAGTCGTTCTCGGCAGAGGAACTTCAAAAAATCATCGCTGAAGCATAA
- a CDS encoding pilus assembly protein TadG-related protein — MKIQHFTNQLHLLKEDESTTRKGAFIVLSAICLVGCLTFVSLAVDIGYINLVKTRMQNAVDAAALAAAQEITNAVNTAPVGTADVTQYSRDQARIAAKDVASLNDVFIDKQIDVIFGRRSFNESTQEFDVTWNASPSNVVKVIARRDNNDTSAQDGKLKLFFAGVTGDRYSTIVAQAVAYVESRDIVVVHDFSRSMNFDSYFNNESSARLSDSQIEQNLELVWNDLQMPNTGSLAFTPQYLTTTKSDYGVSATVTFKYDDLEVTSAGEIEKVQVKYTDNSYQTFNGLSGNSVNINGSKNIETAWVTARGPSENEPVTVTNNGISVTYAANRKSATMSSPQRIRELYVGFTDNSTDYRSYGSNGPYNASYSSWKEMDYMYLEVLDGRSYWYYFNAPNGGNEVTLQFDDSNWEVKQAFGLTGSYPYPRGSWDGFINHARNYSEFSSRGFRETYGGLTLMNYILRDYPGHWETPDLWKTRHFPFHAIKEGHLLLCDFLEDLGFDDHLGMVSYDTSHRQEKTMYDSDPNVPSVNISSEPITDNYQAIRDLMQYKQAAHYSYATNMGGGLEDGIQMILDNSRAGARRTILLMTDGNTNTMDSGASSSLPHGWDWDELFDYDGDGNSDYYTNSSQRRYVLRTAYDAVQNGITVHTMSVGIDADRNLMRAIAHLAGGHFIDVPGGASVADMESEVEQAFHRIASFVPPAKLMNQD, encoded by the coding sequence ATGAAAATCCAACATTTTACAAACCAACTTCATTTGTTGAAGGAGGATGAATCAACAACCCGAAAAGGGGCGTTCATTGTCCTTTCAGCAATTTGTCTGGTCGGGTGTTTAACGTTTGTCTCCCTCGCGGTCGACATCGGATACATCAATCTGGTGAAGACACGGATGCAAAATGCCGTCGATGCTGCTGCATTGGCTGCCGCACAGGAAATCACAAACGCCGTCAACACCGCACCTGTTGGAACCGCGGATGTCACTCAATATTCACGAGATCAGGCTCGCATCGCCGCCAAGGATGTTGCATCCCTGAATGATGTTTTCATTGATAAGCAGATCGACGTCATCTTTGGTCGTCGCTCCTTCAATGAGTCGACCCAAGAGTTCGATGTCACCTGGAACGCTTCTCCGTCGAACGTCGTGAAAGTCATTGCTCGTCGAGACAACAATGACACTTCCGCTCAGGATGGAAAGTTGAAACTCTTCTTCGCAGGTGTGACGGGAGATCGCTACTCAACCATCGTTGCACAAGCGGTCGCGTATGTCGAGTCGCGAGATATTGTCGTCGTACACGACTTTTCACGATCCATGAACTTTGACAGCTACTTCAACAACGAATCATCCGCACGTCTCTCCGATTCGCAAATTGAACAGAATCTGGAACTGGTGTGGAACGATCTTCAAATGCCAAATACGGGCTCGCTGGCATTTACTCCTCAGTACCTCACGACTACGAAATCGGATTACGGAGTCTCTGCGACCGTCACGTTTAAATACGACGATCTCGAAGTGACAAGCGCCGGAGAGATCGAAAAAGTTCAGGTAAAATATACTGATAACAGTTACCAGACCTTCAATGGCCTGAGCGGCAACAGCGTCAACATTAATGGCTCAAAAAATATTGAAACCGCCTGGGTCACTGCTCGTGGTCCATCGGAAAATGAACCGGTGACCGTCACCAATAATGGAATTTCAGTCACGTATGCTGCGAATCGAAAATCTGCAACGATGTCCTCACCGCAGCGAATCCGTGAGCTTTATGTTGGCTTTACCGACAACTCGACAGACTACCGTTCCTACGGGAGCAACGGCCCATACAATGCGTCGTACAGTTCGTGGAAAGAGATGGACTATATGTACCTCGAAGTGTTAGACGGAAGATCGTACTGGTACTACTTCAACGCTCCTAACGGAGGGAATGAGGTCACACTTCAGTTCGATGATAGCAACTGGGAAGTCAAACAGGCCTTCGGGTTGACTGGTAGTTACCCGTATCCTCGGGGAAGTTGGGACGGATTTATCAACCATGCTCGGAACTACTCTGAATTCTCCAGCCGAGGTTTCCGCGAAACTTACGGCGGGCTGACCTTGATGAATTACATCCTGCGGGATTATCCCGGTCACTGGGAAACTCCAGACCTCTGGAAAACACGTCACTTCCCTTTCCATGCGATCAAGGAAGGGCACCTGTTGCTTTGCGACTTCCTCGAAGATCTTGGATTTGACGATCACCTGGGGATGGTCAGTTACGACACTTCCCACCGTCAAGAAAAAACGATGTACGACTCAGATCCAAATGTCCCATCGGTCAATATCTCTTCCGAGCCGATCACCGATAACTACCAGGCGATTCGAGACTTGATGCAGTACAAACAGGCTGCACATTATTCGTATGCGACAAACATGGGAGGTGGTCTGGAGGATGGAATCCAAATGATTCTGGACAACTCCCGGGCAGGAGCACGGCGAACAATCCTGCTGATGACCGACGGTAACACCAACACCATGGACTCGGGGGCATCCAGTTCGCTTCCGCACGGATGGGATTGGGACGAACTGTTTGACTACGATGGTGACGGAAACAGTGATTACTACACCAACAGTTCGCAACGTCGATACGTGTTACGCACTGCCTACGACGCCGTTCAGAATGGAATCACGGTTCACACGATGAGTGTGGGGATCGATGCAGACCGAAACCTGATGAGGGCAATCGCTCATCTTGCAGGCGGACACTTTATTGATGTTCCTGGAGGAGCCAGTGTTGCCGATATGGAAAGCGAAGTCGAACAAGCCTTCCACCGAATCGCCTCGTTCGTGCCTCCAGCGAAGTTGATGAATCAGGATTAA
- a CDS encoding right-handed parallel beta-helix repeat-containing protein — translation MTPLFKHAVCLLTILFVATTTATKTTAADSTSTKQVINAAKFDSLQAALDALPKEGGVVLLPPGKFEITEPLRLGVGDVSLRGSGTATHIINKNEAGEPALLIAHPECKNAKTDRKFNLWRVHVTDLRITGNEKSGAGIEARQVNEIYLEGITLSENGGDGVFLNYCYEDPRIVDSLFTYNKKNGVNLAGCHDIVVNANHFEENQDALLCTDGYNLCMNGNNLDDHLGHGVIIENTYGSVLSGNMIEECAGTGIILDRDCYGITLSANVIAHNGAGIDLRDAHGCAVSANTFTILKTNALRIGPDSGRITVTGNNFSNSYIGEKSIKRKVDDAAAGGMLIDNAANISITGNVFSGLTEKAVTLKGERKNIVFASNVLVDVESDLE, via the coding sequence ATGACACCGCTCTTCAAGCACGCCGTTTGCCTGCTCACCATCCTCTTTGTCGCAACGACAACAGCAACGAAAACGACAGCTGCCGATTCCACCTCAACGAAGCAGGTCATCAACGCAGCAAAATTTGATTCCCTGCAAGCTGCTCTGGATGCTCTCCCCAAAGAGGGTGGAGTTGTTTTACTCCCACCGGGCAAATTCGAAATCACAGAGCCACTTCGCCTGGGAGTTGGTGATGTCTCCTTGCGAGGCTCCGGAACCGCCACGCACATCATCAACAAAAACGAAGCGGGCGAGCCAGCATTGCTCATTGCACATCCAGAGTGCAAGAACGCCAAGACAGACCGCAAGTTCAACTTGTGGAGAGTACACGTCACTGATTTGCGAATCACTGGCAACGAGAAAAGCGGTGCGGGGATCGAAGCTCGACAGGTCAATGAAATCTATCTCGAAGGAATTACTCTCAGTGAAAATGGTGGAGACGGCGTTTTCCTGAACTACTGTTATGAAGATCCGCGTATCGTGGATTCACTCTTTACCTACAACAAGAAAAACGGAGTTAACTTGGCTGGCTGTCACGATATCGTCGTGAATGCCAATCACTTTGAGGAAAATCAAGACGCCTTACTCTGCACAGATGGGTACAACCTGTGCATGAATGGAAATAACCTCGATGACCACCTTGGTCATGGGGTGATCATTGAAAACACATACGGCAGTGTTCTGTCAGGAAATATGATTGAAGAGTGTGCCGGGACTGGAATCATTCTGGATCGCGATTGCTACGGCATCACTCTCAGTGCTAACGTGATTGCTCATAACGGAGCGGGCATCGACCTTCGTGATGCTCATGGCTGTGCGGTCTCAGCAAATACGTTTACGATTCTGAAAACAAATGCTCTTCGTATTGGTCCCGATAGTGGACGCATCACTGTGACTGGGAACAATTTTTCGAACAGCTACATCGGAGAGAAATCGATCAAACGTAAAGTGGACGATGCAGCCGCTGGCGGGATGTTGATCGACAATGCAGCCAACATCAGCATCACTGGTAACGTCTTCTCAGGATTGACTGAAAAGGCAGTCACCTTGAAAGGTGAGCGGAAGAATATCGTCTTCGCCAGCAATGTTCTGGTAGATGTTGAAAGCGATCTTGAGTAG
- a CDS encoding sulfatase family protein, with protein MNLKIVSFVLVSLAQVSCLFAEAAERPNIIFFLSDDQRADLLGCAGHPILKTPNIDQLAAQGTRFENAFVTTSICAASRATILTGLWERSHKYTFGTPPIADEIVRNTYPVVLKQAGYRTGFVGKFGVGVAKGMTEEMFDSFVPLNRNPYFKKQPDGTKRHLTNITGDKAIEFIRSCDADQPFCLSVSFNAAHAEDSDKKDHYPWPPEEDGLYEDVTIPAPKVDINFWKQLPSFFHTAMHRDRWFWRWDTPEKYQHNVKAYYRMITGLDRNIGRVLEVVEKQGFGKNTVVIFMGDNGYYKGSRGFAGKWSHFEESLRVPLVIHDPRVPTRARGQVRDEMVLNVDVPATITHYAKANTPQSYQGSDLSGLVEGTAFDGWRDDYFCEHLMDRFDIPKYEGVRGSRYVYARYFENLPEGEFLHDLETDPLQLKNLATDPQYAETLKMMQDRCDELRDQLGGEYSLENIPTVKYLRAKQQEQKKNKKK; from the coding sequence ATGAATTTGAAAATTGTCTCTTTCGTTCTAGTTTCACTTGCTCAGGTGTCCTGCCTCTTCGCCGAAGCTGCCGAGCGGCCGAACATCATCTTCTTTCTCTCGGATGATCAACGTGCCGACTTGCTGGGCTGTGCAGGACATCCGATTCTCAAAACCCCAAATATCGACCAACTTGCAGCTCAAGGAACCCGTTTCGAAAATGCTTTCGTGACAACATCCATTTGTGCAGCCAGTCGAGCAACAATCTTAACCGGTCTCTGGGAACGCTCGCACAAGTACACATTCGGGACACCTCCGATTGCTGATGAGATAGTCCGCAACACCTATCCGGTTGTCCTGAAGCAGGCGGGATACCGAACTGGGTTTGTTGGGAAGTTTGGGGTGGGTGTCGCGAAGGGAATGACCGAAGAAATGTTCGACTCATTCGTTCCACTGAACCGAAATCCGTACTTCAAGAAACAGCCCGACGGAACGAAACGTCATCTGACGAACATCACTGGTGACAAGGCGATTGAATTCATTCGCAGCTGTGACGCAGATCAACCGTTTTGTTTGTCGGTCAGCTTCAACGCGGCTCATGCTGAAGACAGTGACAAGAAAGATCATTACCCATGGCCACCTGAAGAAGATGGCCTTTATGAAGATGTCACCATTCCAGCTCCGAAGGTCGACATTAACTTCTGGAAACAGCTTCCGTCATTCTTCCACACAGCGATGCACCGGGATCGCTGGTTCTGGAGATGGGACACGCCTGAGAAGTATCAGCATAATGTCAAAGCTTACTATCGCATGATCACCGGCCTGGATCGGAACATCGGTCGGGTTCTGGAAGTCGTGGAGAAACAGGGCTTCGGAAAGAATACCGTTGTGATCTTCATGGGGGACAACGGATATTACAAAGGTTCGCGAGGGTTCGCGGGCAAGTGGAGCCACTTCGAAGAATCACTTCGTGTTCCGTTAGTCATTCATGATCCTCGCGTTCCGACTCGTGCGCGAGGACAGGTTCGCGATGAAATGGTCTTAAACGTGGACGTTCCTGCAACCATCACTCACTATGCAAAGGCAAACACGCCACAGAGCTACCAAGGGAGCGACCTTTCAGGACTCGTGGAAGGGACGGCCTTCGATGGCTGGCGGGACGATTACTTTTGTGAACATCTGATGGACCGCTTCGATATACCGAAGTATGAAGGAGTTCGCGGAAGCCGATACGTCTATGCTCGGTATTTTGAAAATCTCCCTGAAGGTGAATTCCTGCACGATCTCGAAACGGACCCGCTTCAGCTGAAGAACCTGGCGACTGATCCTCAGTATGCGGAAACATTAAAAATGATGCAGGACCGTTGTGATGAACTTCGCGATCAACTTGGTGGAGAATACTCTCTCGAAAATATCCCGACAGTAAAGTACCTCAGAGCCAAACAGCAAGAACAAAAAAAGAACAAAAAGAAGTGA
- a CDS encoding metallophosphoesterase family protein: MATFAIGDIHGCWTALETLLEQVPIQEDDLVITLGDYVDRGPESARVLDWVMNQSANERFIALRGNHELMMLAASKAQMNPEHWLACGGSETLTSYQQTSQRRIPNIKDISPQHLDFIKYDLRPYHETETHIFVHAYVYEDAALDDQDESALYWERFDLIRPHKSGKKVICGHTAQRSGLPANRQHAVCIDTWVYGDGWLTCLEVESGQYWQANQKRKHRSDWLEV; encoded by the coding sequence ATGGCGACGTTTGCCATCGGTGATATTCACGGATGTTGGACTGCACTGGAAACTTTGCTGGAGCAGGTTCCCATTCAGGAAGATGATCTCGTCATCACCTTGGGGGATTATGTTGATCGAGGTCCAGAATCTGCTCGCGTTCTCGATTGGGTGATGAATCAATCTGCGAACGAACGATTCATCGCCCTGCGCGGGAATCATGAACTGATGATGCTTGCGGCATCGAAAGCACAAATGAACCCCGAACACTGGTTGGCTTGTGGCGGATCGGAAACGCTCACGTCGTACCAGCAAACAAGCCAGCGACGAATCCCCAATATTAAAGACATTTCTCCTCAGCATCTCGACTTCATCAAGTACGACCTGAGACCTTATCACGAAACGGAGACTCACATCTTCGTGCATGCTTACGTTTACGAAGACGCAGCACTCGACGATCAGGATGAGTCTGCGCTCTACTGGGAGCGTTTCGATTTAATCAGACCGCATAAATCGGGGAAAAAAGTAATCTGTGGTCATACTGCTCAAAGGAGTGGTCTTCCCGCAAATCGACAACATGCTGTTTGTATTGATACTTGGGTCTATGGAGATGGCTGGCTGACCTGTCTGGAGGTAGAATCAGGTCAGTATTGGCAAGCGAATCAAAAGCGAAAACATCGATCTGACTGGCTGGAAGTTTAA